From a single Gracilimonas sp. genomic region:
- a CDS encoding helix-turn-helix transcriptional regulator: protein MEDGQIVNQIRKLRFMHDEMTQAELAEKVGVTRQTINAIEAAKYSPSLELAFKIAAVFDKPLEEVFKYKM, encoded by the coding sequence ATGGAAGACGGACAAATTGTAAATCAGATTCGAAAGCTTCGGTTTATGCATGATGAAATGACCCAGGCTGAACTGGCGGAAAAAGTCGGGGTAACGCGCCAGACCATCAATGCCATAGAAGCCGCTAAATACTCTCCTTCTTTAGAGCTGGCTTTTAAAATTGCGGCCGTATTTGATAAACCTTTGGAAGAGGTATTCAAATATAAAATGTAA
- a CDS encoding DUF3820 family protein: MYQRDFLIKLVQARMPFGQYKDRYITQLPVHYLEWFSRQGWPNGQLGQYLATMFEIKTNGLDDVLKPIIRQHR, from the coding sequence ATGTACCAGCGAGATTTTCTTATAAAACTTGTACAGGCCCGAATGCCCTTCGGCCAATACAAGGATCGGTATATCACGCAGCTTCCCGTTCACTATCTGGAGTGGTTTTCTCGCCAGGGCTGGCCCAACGGTCAGCTTGGGCAATATCTCGCCACCATGTTTGAGATTAAAACAAACGGGCTCGATGATGTACTTAAACCTATTATCCGCCAACACCGATAA
- a CDS encoding DUF2914 domain-containing protein, whose amino-acid sequence MINRFRDFVRANQRYLPVVFFMAGFVWDSLTLGRIDRLYDRIILCTYLSSLTVCLYLFNLADDGKWEGTFFEKYQDYLPLAIQFFLGGLCSAYVIYFSRSVSFSKTVIFFIILVVLLFANELLKKRISNKYLQFSAYFFVNFTFFTFFVPMVVGTINQFIFMLSGAISLGITLGLIIYIYNVSPSTRKEISFGKMLGFIFGIYLLIHTFYFFNLIPPVPLALDEGLVAHHVERSDDTYVVTYEREPWYKIWKDNRHQFEYEPGSNVYVFTSIFAPSDFRKDVLHRWKWYSPHTNNWEVIDEIGFEITGGRDEGFRGYTYKNKMMEGEWKVDVITKEGLVLGIISFEIDIDSTAQPYRLSSRTF is encoded by the coding sequence ATGATCAACAGGTTTCGGGATTTTGTGCGTGCTAACCAGCGGTATTTACCGGTGGTCTTTTTTATGGCCGGTTTTGTGTGGGATTCGCTGACTCTTGGACGAATTGATCGCTTATACGATCGCATCATTTTATGTACATACCTTAGTTCACTTACCGTTTGTCTGTACCTATTCAATCTTGCTGATGATGGAAAATGGGAAGGTACCTTTTTTGAGAAATATCAGGATTATCTGCCGTTAGCCATTCAGTTTTTTTTGGGAGGATTATGCAGCGCATACGTGATTTACTTTTCCCGAAGCGTATCCTTTTCCAAAACGGTCATTTTCTTCATCATCCTTGTGGTGTTGTTATTTGCAAATGAGTTGCTCAAGAAACGGATCTCTAACAAGTACCTTCAGTTCAGCGCGTACTTTTTTGTGAACTTTACCTTCTTCACCTTCTTTGTACCGATGGTAGTTGGAACCATAAATCAGTTTATTTTTATGCTGTCGGGTGCCATTAGTTTAGGGATCACGCTTGGGCTGATTATTTATATCTACAACGTCAGCCCATCAACCCGAAAAGAAATAAGTTTTGGTAAGATGCTGGGCTTCATTTTTGGAATATACCTGCTTATCCATACGTTTTACTTCTTCAACTTAATTCCTCCGGTTCCTCTTGCACTGGATGAAGGCTTGGTTGCTCATCATGTTGAGCGCAGCGATGACACGTATGTTGTGACCTATGAGCGTGAGCCCTGGTATAAAATCTGGAAGGATAACCGACATCAGTTTGAATATGAACCGGGATCTAATGTGTATGTATTTACGTCCATTTTTGCTCCATCTGATTTCAGAAAAGATGTATTGCACCGGTGGAAATGGTATAGTCCACATACCAATAATTGGGAAGTAATAGACGAAATCGGTTTCGAAATAACAGGCGGCCGGGATGAAGGATTTCGGGGATATACCTACAAGAATAAGATGATGGAAGGAGAGTGGAAGGTGGACGTAATCACCAAAGAAGGACTGGTACTGGGAATCATAAGTTTTGAAATAGATATTGATTCAACTGCCCAGCCTTACCGTTTATCCAGTCGAACTTTTTGA
- a CDS encoding YCF48-related protein, which produces MKKFLLFFLCLFSTSTAFAQWEEVYRTDSYVFGGLYFLDDDLGFALYNGYDHFYKTNDGFETSEFLQIPEVYNIEEFTFYDSLNGLALGPEDNLHRTKDGGQSWSVDLLGVDEPLYLESMFTIGRDTIYVGGRKLLRSTNGGESWETIADYSTLFGNHGETMYERETLIDFKLGGGQRNLFITNYFVYRTSDDGENLNPLPLPVKEKNILSHYFVDSYIEGNSVYVLSNSRGYPKKLFKSHDLGNTWQVIELPLNDYISINGISEDTVFVSGDKGVLLETTNGFNSWTKTVIDPDTQINDVLFTKNKTGYLVTNQRIYRNNRFRVITSSEDKDPTQAHGISLEQNYPNPFNPTTNIRFTLLQPSSVVISVYNILGRKVDQLYSGLKSTGNHTITFDASQLSGGIYFYELKTSSFVERKKMTLIK; this is translated from the coding sequence ATGAAAAAATTTCTGCTTTTCTTTTTATGTCTTTTCAGTACAAGCACAGCCTTTGCTCAATGGGAAGAGGTGTATAGAACTGATTCGTACGTTTTTGGCGGACTCTACTTTCTGGATGATGACCTGGGTTTTGCCCTTTACAACGGGTACGATCATTTCTACAAAACAAATGATGGCTTTGAGACCAGCGAATTTCTTCAAATACCGGAAGTATATAACATTGAAGAATTCACTTTTTATGATTCTTTAAACGGACTGGCTTTAGGCCCGGAAGACAATCTCCATAGAACCAAAGATGGGGGACAATCATGGTCGGTAGATCTGCTTGGGGTGGATGAGCCACTTTACCTGGAGTCTATGTTCACCATAGGCCGGGATACCATTTATGTGGGTGGTAGAAAATTACTGAGATCGACCAATGGTGGAGAATCGTGGGAAACCATAGCTGATTATAGCACTTTGTTCGGTAACCATGGAGAAACCATGTATGAGCGGGAAACCCTGATCGATTTCAAATTAGGGGGCGGACAGAGAAACTTGTTTATAACTAATTATTTTGTGTACAGAACTTCGGATGACGGCGAGAATTTAAATCCGCTTCCCCTTCCGGTAAAAGAGAAAAATATACTCTCCCATTATTTTGTGGATTCTTATATAGAGGGAAATTCGGTGTATGTTCTGTCAAATTCCCGCGGATATCCAAAAAAGCTTTTTAAGTCTCATGATTTAGGAAATACCTGGCAGGTTATCGAGCTCCCTCTTAATGATTATATATCCATTAATGGAATCAGTGAGGATACGGTATTTGTTTCCGGGGATAAGGGTGTGTTGCTGGAAACAACAAATGGATTTAACAGCTGGACCAAAACGGTTATCGACCCCGACACGCAAATTAATGATGTTCTTTTCACAAAAAATAAAACAGGGTACCTGGTTACCAATCAACGGATTTACAGAAACAACCGATTTAGAGTGATAACCTCTTCTGAGGATAAAGACCCAACCCAAGCTCACGGTATCAGTTTAGAACAGAACTATCCCAATCCTTTTAATCCTACCACAAATATTAGGTTTACTTTATTACAACCTTCCAGCGTTGTGATTTCTGTCTATAATATTCTGGGTAGAAAAGTGGATCAATTGTATAGCGGACTAAAATCGACAGGAAATCATACTATCACCTTCGATGCCTCCCAACTTTCCGGCGGTATCTACTTCTACGAGTTGAAAACATCCTCTTTTGTAGAAAGAAAAAAGATGACACTGATTAAGTAA
- a CDS encoding substrate-binding domain-containing protein has translation MKKIFITAVLLLVFGMSELAAQSFKVIVNEANATESISKKDLSDIFLKKKTKWNSGSDITPVDQGIRSTTRAAFSLEVHGQSIGSIRSYWQQAAFSGAGTAPLERSSDADVIAFVKSYPDAVGYVSEAADVSGVKVLTIE, from the coding sequence ATGAAAAAAATATTTATCACAGCTGTCCTCCTCCTTGTTTTTGGAATGAGTGAACTGGCTGCGCAATCTTTTAAAGTGATTGTGAACGAAGCGAATGCTACCGAAAGCATTTCCAAAAAAGACCTCTCAGACATTTTTCTGAAGAAGAAAACCAAATGGAATAGTGGTTCTGATATTACACCTGTTGATCAGGGTATCCGTTCTACAACACGTGCTGCTTTTTCTTTGGAAGTGCACGGACAGAGTATCGGATCCATCCGAAGTTACTGGCAGCAAGCGGCCTTTTCAGGTGCCGGAACTGCACCTTTGGAAAGATCAAGCGATGCTGATGTAATTGCTTTTGTGAAATCGTACCCGGATGCGGTTGGTTATGTATCTGAAGCTGCGGATGTATCCGGAGTTAAGGTTCTAACCATCGAATAA
- the purM gene encoding phosphoribosylformylglycinamidine cyclo-ligase, which yields MSDKKQITYKDSGVDIKAGEEMVESIKGVVKDTHGPEVLSNIGGFGGFFKPDLGSYKKPVFVSSVDGVGTKLIVAFKAGKYDTVGQDLVNHCVNDIAVCGAKPLFFLDYFSTGKLEQHVGVDVVKGFAKACKENGVALIGGETAEMPDIYDSGEFDLAGTIVGIVDEDKVINGSDIEKDDVLLGFKSTGLHTNGYSLARKVLFSKYKVENYVEELGSTVGDELLKVHKSYLPLITELKEMNGVNGFSHITGGGIVGNTKRILPEGLKLDINWDSWERPPVYNLIQEIGNVPEEDMQATFNLGIGLIAVVSEDQVDAVTKRAENLGEEVFKIGTVR from the coding sequence ATGAGTGACAAGAAACAAATTACATACAAAGATTCCGGAGTAGATATCAAAGCCGGGGAAGAAATGGTAGAGTCCATTAAAGGCGTGGTTAAAGATACTCACGGACCGGAAGTGCTTTCTAACATTGGTGGCTTTGGAGGATTTTTTAAACCGGATTTAGGCTCTTACAAGAAACCGGTTTTTGTGAGTTCTGTTGATGGTGTAGGGACTAAACTCATTGTGGCTTTTAAAGCCGGTAAGTATGATACCGTTGGGCAGGATTTAGTAAATCACTGCGTAAATGACATTGCTGTTTGCGGAGCCAAGCCTTTATTCTTTCTGGATTATTTTTCGACCGGAAAGCTGGAGCAGCATGTAGGTGTGGATGTGGTAAAAGGATTTGCCAAAGCCTGCAAAGAAAATGGTGTAGCTCTGATTGGAGGTGAAACAGCCGAAATGCCGGATATTTACGATTCCGGTGAATTTGACCTGGCCGGCACTATCGTAGGTATCGTGGATGAAGACAAAGTGATCAATGGATCCGACATTGAAAAAGATGACGTACTGTTGGGCTTCAAAAGCACCGGGCTGCACACCAATGGATATTCTCTTGCCCGAAAAGTGCTTTTCAGTAAGTATAAAGTAGAAAACTATGTAGAAGAGTTGGGAAGTACGGTAGGGGATGAACTGCTCAAAGTTCACAAGTCCTATCTGCCATTAATTACTGAGTTGAAAGAAATGAACGGGGTGAATGGTTTCTCCCATATCACCGGCGGCGGAATTGTAGGGAACACCAAGCGTATTCTCCCGGAAGGACTCAAACTGGATATAAACTGGGACAGCTGGGAACGTCCTCCGGTATATAACCTGATCCAGGAAATCGGGAACGTACCGGAAGAGGATATGCAAGCTACCTTCAATTTAGGAATTGGACTGATTGCCGTGGTTTCTGAAGATCAGGTGGATGCTGTTACTAAAAGAGCGGAAAATTTGGGAGAAGAGGTTTTTAAGATTGGAACTGTGAGATAA